From the Sphingomonas phyllosphaerae 5.2 genome, one window contains:
- a CDS encoding Smr/MutS family protein: protein MSGRRLGPDEEALWARVRATVRAMPGRKLAAPVADRVSLAPSTNGPVLKLTTAPAPTMTRREPGHTLDGGWDRRLAAGVVAPDRTIDLHGHTLASAHAALELGLAQAIMRGDRVILLVTGKPPRPESQRPHARGAIRAAIPDWLRLSGYSGAIAAVRNAHPRHGGAGALYVVLRRRR, encoded by the coding sequence GTGTCGGGTCGACGCCTCGGCCCTGACGAGGAAGCGCTGTGGGCGCGCGTGCGCGCAACCGTGCGCGCGATGCCGGGCCGCAAGCTGGCGGCTCCGGTTGCCGATCGTGTGTCTTTGGCTCCTTCGACGAATGGTCCGGTGCTGAAGCTGACGACGGCGCCCGCGCCCACGATGACGCGGCGCGAGCCCGGTCATACGCTCGATGGCGGTTGGGATCGGCGCCTGGCAGCGGGCGTGGTTGCGCCGGATCGTACCATCGACTTGCATGGCCACACATTGGCTAGCGCGCACGCGGCGCTGGAGCTGGGGTTGGCGCAAGCGATCATGCGCGGTGATCGCGTGATCCTGCTGGTCACCGGCAAGCCGCCGCGCCCGGAAAGCCAGCGCCCACACGCACGCGGCGCGATCCGCGCGGCGATCCCCGACTGGCTGCGGCTCTCCGGCTATTCCGGTGCGATCGCCGCCGTCCGCAATGCGCACCCGCGGCATGGCGGCGCGGGCGCGCTCTACGTGGTGTTACGCCGTCGGCGCTGA
- a CDS encoding murein transglycosylase A produces MRTKATLALAGALMMAGCVGPGGRSMPPGPTGRPFSAVPGPATTADRPRPARQPVASVPLSALPAVVAPGAANAALAGLLPANDLSTVPLDAAQAGAALDAFRISCPSLVRRIDTSGLTLGSDWQPACAEAARTDARDAVSFFRRWFEAVQVADGRAFATGYYIPEIAGSRQPRSGYVPIYGRPTDLIEVDLGAFSPTWTGKKVRGRVQGQALVPYHDRTAIEEGALNGRAPILGYAADPVELFFLQVQGSGFIRLDEGGVLRIGYDTQNGRDYTGIGALMKSRGLLGPGQSSMQGIVAWLHAHPEEGRAIMRENKSYVFFRELNGAPQGALGLPVSGGATVAADPKFVPLGAPVFLSMDRTDANGIWIAQDTGGAIKGSNRFDTFWGAGEEARAIAGGMSARGTAFLLLPRGSYERWRALRGMGQASVGSTPRP; encoded by the coding sequence ATGCGAACGAAAGCGACGCTCGCGCTGGCGGGCGCCCTCATGATGGCCGGATGCGTTGGGCCGGGTGGCCGTTCGATGCCGCCGGGTCCTACCGGTCGGCCCTTTTCCGCGGTGCCTGGTCCAGCCACGACAGCGGATCGTCCACGTCCGGCCCGGCAGCCGGTGGCATCCGTTCCGCTGTCGGCGCTGCCTGCGGTCGTAGCGCCCGGTGCCGCGAACGCGGCGTTGGCCGGATTGCTGCCGGCGAACGACCTGTCGACGGTTCCGCTCGACGCGGCGCAGGCTGGGGCCGCACTCGACGCGTTCCGCATTTCCTGCCCGAGCCTTGTGCGTCGTATCGACACTTCCGGTCTTACGCTCGGCAGCGACTGGCAGCCCGCATGCGCCGAGGCGGCACGTACCGATGCGCGCGATGCCGTGTCGTTCTTCCGCCGCTGGTTCGAAGCGGTGCAGGTCGCCGACGGCCGGGCGTTCGCCACCGGCTATTATATCCCGGAGATCGCCGGATCGCGCCAGCCGCGATCGGGCTACGTTCCGATCTACGGCCGCCCCACCGACCTGATCGAAGTCGACCTCGGTGCCTTTTCCCCGACGTGGACCGGCAAGAAAGTTCGCGGACGCGTGCAGGGGCAGGCGCTGGTGCCCTATCACGATCGGACCGCGATCGAGGAGGGGGCGCTGAACGGGCGGGCGCCGATCCTTGGCTATGCCGCCGATCCCGTCGAGCTCTTCTTCCTGCAGGTGCAGGGTTCGGGCTTCATTCGTCTCGACGAGGGCGGGGTGCTGCGGATCGGTTATGACACGCAGAATGGCCGCGATTATACCGGCATCGGTGCGCTGATGAAGAGCCGCGGGCTGCTCGGCCCCGGCCAGTCGTCGATGCAGGGGATCGTCGCCTGGTTGCACGCGCATCCCGAAGAAGGCCGCGCGATCATGCGCGAGAACAAGAGCTACGTCTTCTTCCGTGAACTGAACGGGGCCCCGCAAGGAGCGCTCGGCCTGCCGGTCAGCGGTGGCGCGACCGTTGCGGCCGATCCGAAGTTCGTGCCGCTCGGCGCGCCGGTGTTCCTGTCGATGGATCGCACCGACGCCAACGGCATCTGGATCGCGCAGGACACCGGCGGCGCGATCAAGGGCAGCAACCGCTTCGACACTTTTTGGGGTGCGGGCGAGGAAGCGCGTGCGATCGCGGGCGGAATGAGCGCGCGGGGGACTGCGTTCCTGTTGTTGCCGCGTGGTAGTTACGAGCGTTGGCGCGCGCTGCGCGGGATGGGGCAGGCGAGTGTCGGGTCGACGCCTCGGCCCTGA
- a CDS encoding Tim44/TimA family putative adaptor protein yields the protein MFYVVLLAMVAGFLALRLYSVLGKRSGHEQPLPKPAEERVGVVAVPRTIETTTEARETGAKPFDSASEPGLRAIVAAEPQFDVARFLDGAKSAYRMILEAYWRGDESALRDLVSDDVHAAFVEAIEARRGQGQVLDNRLIAIEHATIVSASIAGGEARVAVRFDADIAAVTRDADGNVIGGSTSDAVQTHDVWTFVRTVRASDPNWILADTDEA from the coding sequence GTGTTCTACGTTGTCCTGCTTGCCATGGTCGCCGGCTTTTTGGCCCTGCGGCTCTACTCGGTTCTGGGCAAACGCTCCGGCCACGAACAGCCGTTGCCCAAGCCTGCGGAGGAGCGCGTCGGTGTCGTGGCAGTGCCGCGCACGATCGAGACGACGACGGAGGCGCGCGAAACTGGCGCGAAGCCGTTTGACAGCGCGAGCGAGCCGGGCCTGCGCGCGATCGTCGCCGCCGAACCGCAGTTCGACGTGGCTCGCTTCCTCGACGGCGCCAAGTCGGCGTACCGCATGATTCTGGAGGCGTATTGGCGCGGCGACGAAAGCGCATTGCGCGATCTGGTGAGCGATGACGTCCATGCCGCGTTCGTCGAGGCGATCGAGGCGCGGCGCGGGCAGGGGCAGGTCCTCGACAATCGCCTGATCGCGATCGAGCATGCCACGATCGTCTCGGCCAGCATCGCCGGAGGCGAGGCGCGCGTCGCCGTGCGCTTCGATGCCGACATCGCAGCTGTGACCCGCGACGCAGACGGCAACGTGATCGGTGGCTCGACGAGCGATGCGGTACAAACGCACGACGTATGGACGTTCGTCCGCACCGTGCGCGCTTCCGATCCGAACTGGATCCTCGCCGACACCGACGAAGCCTGA
- the secB gene encoding protein-export chaperone SecB has translation MDELDNAGGEPLANGADTLPAAGLISQYVKDLSFENPNAPAVYQEAQPPEINVQFDIGAAQVADEVHEVTLKIEVRATTGGKTAFIAELSYAGLFGLRHVPAEHVQPFLLGEGPRLLFPFARRVVADAIRDGGFPPLLLEPIDFNALFLQQAQAQGVQFGAEGQA, from the coding sequence ATGGACGAACTGGACAATGCCGGCGGTGAACCGCTGGCGAACGGCGCCGACACGCTGCCGGCGGCTGGCCTGATCTCGCAATATGTCAAAGACCTGTCGTTCGAGAATCCGAACGCGCCGGCCGTTTATCAAGAGGCGCAGCCGCCCGAGATCAACGTGCAGTTCGATATCGGCGCCGCACAGGTGGCCGACGAAGTGCATGAAGTGACGCTGAAGATCGAGGTGCGCGCCACCACCGGCGGCAAGACCGCGTTCATCGCCGAATTGTCCTATGCCGGGCTGTTCGGCTTGCGCCACGTGCCGGCGGAGCATGTCCAGCCGTTCCTGCTCGGCGAAGGGCCGCGCCTGCTGTTCCCGTTCGCGCGCCGCGTCGTCGCCGATGCGATCCGCGACGGTGGCTTCCCGCCGCTGCTGCTGGAGCCGATCGATTTCAACGCGCTGTTCCTCCAGCAGGCACAGGCACAAGGCGTGCAGTTCGGCGCCGAAGGTCAGGCCTAA
- the murJ gene encoding murein biosynthesis integral membrane protein MurJ: protein MNLARALGSIGGLTLVSRVLALVRDTLQASYVGASFASDAFFVAFRLPNMFRALFAEGAFSAAFIPLFNRKVAEGGGTAAGVDFAERALALLFPVLVVVTALMLVAAWPLTWGLSLGFRHQHPSAEQFAFAVTLSRFTIPYLLLISLVSLLGGILNSLHRFWVNAAAPILLNIAMVGALIFFHGDDPYETARAQAISVTVGGALQLAWLWWACRRAGVRLALRRPRIDDDVKQMLKLIVPAATGAGAAQINLAISTALAGGLLSAGSISAIYYADRLNQLPLGLIGIGLGTILLPVVSRLLSEGRDAEAMETQNRGLELALFLTLPATAAFVFAAEPIVRGLFQHGVFDAGDTIRSAQALAAFSLGLPSYVLVKVLTPGFYARADTRTPVRLALYSVAINLIGNLILIPTLAHWDVGHIGPPLATALASSVNVASLYVVLARRGHFALDPQVKRKLPRLALSALLMGAALLLVAPFVEPFLTGALPVRGAALAVLVGAGVAIYAVACFVTGAYRLDDLRSLLRRRATTR from the coding sequence ATGAACCTCGCCCGTGCGCTTGGGTCGATCGGCGGGCTGACCTTGGTCAGCCGCGTGCTGGCGTTGGTGCGCGACACGTTGCAGGCCAGCTACGTCGGCGCCAGCTTCGCGTCCGATGCCTTCTTCGTTGCCTTCCGCCTGCCGAACATGTTCCGCGCACTGTTCGCGGAAGGCGCCTTCTCTGCCGCCTTCATCCCGCTGTTCAACCGCAAGGTGGCGGAAGGCGGCGGAACCGCGGCGGGCGTCGATTTCGCCGAACGCGCGCTGGCGTTGCTTTTCCCGGTGCTGGTGGTCGTCACCGCGCTGATGCTTGTGGCGGCGTGGCCGTTGACGTGGGGCTTGTCGCTCGGTTTCCGGCATCAGCACCCCAGTGCGGAGCAGTTCGCCTTCGCGGTGACGCTGTCACGCTTCACGATCCCCTATCTGCTGCTGATCTCGCTGGTCTCGTTGCTGGGCGGCATCCTCAATTCGCTCCATCGATTCTGGGTCAATGCCGCTGCGCCGATCCTGCTGAACATCGCGATGGTCGGCGCGCTGATCTTCTTCCACGGCGACGATCCGTACGAAACCGCCCGCGCGCAGGCTATCTCCGTGACGGTCGGCGGGGCGCTGCAACTGGCGTGGCTATGGTGGGCATGTCGCCGCGCCGGCGTGCGACTGGCGCTGCGCCGCCCGCGCATCGACGATGACGTGAAGCAGATGCTGAAATTGATCGTCCCCGCTGCGACCGGGGCGGGCGCAGCGCAGATCAACCTGGCGATCTCCACCGCGCTGGCCGGCGGACTGCTGTCCGCAGGGTCGATCTCGGCGATTTATTACGCCGACCGGCTCAACCAATTGCCGCTTGGGCTGATCGGCATCGGCCTCGGCACGATCCTGCTCCCGGTCGTCTCGCGCCTGCTGTCCGAAGGACGCGACGCGGAGGCGATGGAGACGCAGAACCGCGGACTCGAGCTTGCGCTGTTCCTGACCTTGCCCGCTACTGCCGCCTTCGTCTTCGCGGCCGAGCCCATCGTGCGCGGGCTGTTCCAGCATGGCGTGTTCGACGCCGGCGATACGATCCGCTCGGCGCAGGCGCTGGCGGCGTTCTCGCTGGGACTGCCGAGCTACGTGCTGGTCAAGGTGCTGACACCCGGCTTCTACGCGCGTGCGGATACCCGGACGCCGGTACGGCTCGCGCTCTATTCGGTCGCGATCAACCTCATCGGTAACCTCATCCTGATCCCGACGCTCGCGCATTGGGACGTCGGGCACATCGGCCCTCCCCTCGCCACTGCGCTCGCATCCTCGGTGAACGTCGCCTCGCTCTACGTCGTGCTGGCGCGTCGCGGCCATTTCGCGCTCGATCCACAGGTCAAGCGCAAGCTGCCGCGGCTCGCGCTGTCCGCGCTGCTGATGGGCGCGGCGCTGCTGCTGGTTGCCCCGTTCGTCGAACCGTTTCTGACCGGAGCGTTGCCGGTCCGCGGCGCGGCGCTGGCGGTGCTGGTCGGGGCGGGTGTCGCCATCTACGCCGTCGCCTGCTTCGTCACCGGCGCCTATCGCCTTGACGATCTCCGTTCCCTCCTTCGTCGCAGAGCCACCACCCGATGA
- the trpS gene encoding tryptophan--tRNA ligase, whose translation MRVLSGIKPTGNLHLGNYLGAVKQWVAMQDEIQASGGETIYFIADLHGLTEFIAPAEMTANTIEMTATLIAAGIDPARSIVFNQARVAAHAELAWLLNNVARVGWLNRMTQFKDKAGKNREGASVGLYDYPVLMAADVLLYNATHVPVGEDQKQHLELTRDIATKFNTDFGVELFTLPEPLVSKAAPRIMSLRDASAKMSKSNPSEQSLVKLVDSDETIADKFRKAKTDPDLLPATLDELEGRPEARNLLTIFAALADRTPEAVLGDYAGKGFGQFKPDLADLAVATLAPIRDEMVRLLNDRSAIDAILRDGAERAAALAAPTLLRAQEAMGLMI comes from the coding sequence ATGCGCGTCCTGTCCGGCATCAAGCCGACCGGCAACCTTCACCTCGGCAACTACCTGGGCGCGGTGAAGCAATGGGTGGCGATGCAGGATGAAATCCAGGCATCCGGTGGCGAAACGATTTATTTCATCGCCGACCTGCACGGCCTGACCGAATTCATCGCTCCTGCCGAGATGACCGCCAACACGATCGAGATGACCGCGACGCTGATCGCCGCCGGCATCGATCCGGCGCGTTCGATCGTGTTCAACCAGGCGCGCGTCGCCGCGCACGCCGAGCTGGCGTGGCTGCTCAACAATGTCGCGCGGGTCGGCTGGCTGAACCGCATGACGCAGTTCAAGGACAAGGCGGGCAAGAACCGCGAGGGCGCATCGGTCGGGCTCTACGACTATCCTGTGCTGATGGCCGCGGACGTGCTGCTCTACAACGCCACGCATGTGCCCGTCGGCGAGGACCAGAAGCAGCATCTGGAGCTGACCCGCGACATCGCGACCAAATTCAACACCGACTTCGGCGTCGAGCTGTTCACCCTGCCCGAGCCGCTGGTCAGCAAGGCCGCACCGCGGATCATGTCGCTGCGCGATGCGAGTGCGAAGATGTCGAAGTCGAACCCGTCCGAGCAGTCGCTGGTCAAGCTGGTCGACAGCGACGAGACGATCGCCGACAAGTTTCGCAAGGCCAAGACCGACCCCGACCTGTTGCCCGCGACGCTCGACGAGTTGGAAGGACGTCCGGAGGCGCGCAACCTGCTCACGATCTTCGCTGCGCTTGCCGATCGAACGCCGGAGGCGGTGCTGGGCGACTATGCCGGTAAGGGTTTCGGGCAGTTCAAGCCCGATCTCGCCGATCTCGCGGTGGCCACGCTGGCGCCGATCCGTGATGAGATGGTGCGCCTGCTCAACGATCGTAGTGCGATCGACGCCATCCTGCGCGACGGCGCGGAGCGGGCCGCGGCGCTGGCCGCCCCCACATTGCTCCGTGCGCAGGAAGCCATGGGCTTGATGATCTGA
- a CDS encoding PspC domain-containing protein, translated as MTDQTAPAAHARDNLFGICAALGEDLGFNPMWLRLAFAVALLFDLEKVLMTYAALGVIVLVSRLLFPNRKPAASADLAAPAACEAERVDYREAA; from the coding sequence ATGACCGATCAGACCGCCCCCGCCGCCCATGCCCGCGACAACCTTTTCGGTATCTGCGCCGCGCTCGGCGAGGATCTCGGCTTCAACCCGATGTGGCTGCGGCTCGCCTTTGCGGTGGCGCTGCTGTTCGATCTGGAAAAGGTCCTGATGACCTATGCCGCGCTCGGCGTGATCGTGCTGGTCAGCCGGCTGCTCTTTCCGAACCGCAAGCCTGCCGCTTCCGCCGACCTGGCCGCTCCCGCAGCCTGTGAAGCGGAACGGGTCGATTATCGCGAGGCGGCTTGA
- the dnaA gene encoding chromosomal replication initiator protein DnaA has protein sequence MSDVARAWTRVRANLRRSAGARVFDQWLAPIALAAGDDAVDVRLTLPSAFMTNWVKSHYAERLVHEFRAVLPEVRSVVIDTALRAAMPEVLSAALPVAEAPVAAVEPRPGQPLPVAAERPSLDPRLTFDRFVIDPSNMVAVNAARALAEPGAVRFSPLFLHGSTGQGKTHLINAIAHHFLAAHPGARVMLLSAERFMFEFVAAMRARDTFAFKAKLRGCDLLLIDDLQFIAGKDVTQDEFFHTINEIITAGKRLVIAADRAPQALEGIEARILGRLGSGLVADIRPSSPELRHAVLARRVGDMPEVKIPADVLDLLATRITGSIRELEGALTRVTAYAMLTGATIDLAFAMQTLGDMLRGHQRRVTIDQIQKLVCEHFELKPLDLVSARRARAVARPRQIAMYLSKRLTTRSLPEIGRKFGGRDHSTVIHAVRRIEALRDTDRDVDGAVRVLLAQLES, from the coding sequence ATGAGCGATGTGGCACGGGCATGGACCCGGGTCCGCGCCAACCTGCGCCGGTCGGCCGGCGCGCGTGTCTTCGACCAGTGGCTGGCACCGATCGCGCTGGCGGCCGGCGATGACGCCGTCGATGTTCGTCTGACCTTGCCATCCGCCTTCATGACCAACTGGGTGAAAAGCCATTACGCCGAGCGGCTGGTGCACGAGTTCCGCGCCGTGCTGCCGGAGGTGCGCAGCGTCGTGATCGACACCGCCCTGCGGGCCGCCATGCCGGAAGTGCTGAGCGCTGCGCTGCCGGTCGCGGAAGCTCCGGTAGCGGCAGTCGAGCCTCGTCCCGGACAGCCCTTACCGGTGGCCGCGGAGCGGCCGTCTCTGGATCCGCGGCTGACCTTCGATCGCTTCGTCATCGACCCGTCGAACATGGTGGCGGTGAACGCTGCGCGCGCGCTGGCCGAGCCGGGCGCGGTGCGGTTCAGCCCGCTGTTCCTCCACGGGAGCACCGGGCAGGGCAAGACCCATCTGATCAACGCGATCGCGCATCATTTCCTTGCGGCGCATCCTGGCGCGCGCGTGATGCTGTTGTCGGCCGAGCGCTTCATGTTCGAGTTCGTGGCGGCGATGCGGGCGCGGGACACGTTCGCGTTCAAGGCGAAGCTGCGCGGGTGCGACCTGCTGCTGATCGACGATCTGCAGTTCATCGCCGGCAAGGACGTGACGCAGGACGAATTCTTCCATACGATCAACGAGATCATCACTGCGGGCAAACGGCTGGTGATCGCCGCCGACCGGGCGCCGCAGGCGCTCGAGGGGATCGAGGCGCGCATTCTGGGGCGGCTCGGGTCCGGGTTGGTAGCGGATATTCGTCCTTCTTCGCCGGAATTGCGCCATGCGGTGCTCGCGCGTCGCGTCGGGGACATGCCCGAGGTAAAAATTCCCGCCGATGTGCTCGATCTGCTCGCCACGCGCATCACCGGCAGCATCCGCGAACTGGAGGGGGCGCTGACCCGCGTCACCGCCTATGCGATGCTGACCGGCGCGACGATCGACCTCGCCTTTGCGATGCAGACGCTTGGCGACATGCTGCGCGGCCACCAGCGTCGCGTGACGATCGACCAGATCCAGAAGCTGGTATGCGAGCATTTCGAGCTCAAGCCGCTCGATCTCGTTTCGGCGCGGCGCGCGCGTGCGGTGGCCCGCCCGCGGCAGATAGCCATGTATCTCTCGAAGCGGCTCACCACGCGCTCGTTGCCCGAGATCGGCCGGAAGTTCGGTGGGCGCGACCATTCCACCGTCATCCACGCCGTGCGTCGTATCGAGGCGTTGCGCGACACCGATCGCGACGTGGACGGCGCCGTGCGCGTGCTGCTGGCCCAGCTTGAGAGCTGA
- the rpsT gene encoding 30S ribosomal protein S20 gives MANTPQAKKRIRRNQRRAEINGARIGRIRTFVKKVEAALAAGDKSAATTALAAAQPEMARGVAKGVIHRNTASRKFSRLTKRVASLA, from the coding sequence ATGGCGAACACGCCGCAAGCCAAGAAGCGCATCCGCCGCAACCAGCGCCGGGCCGAAATCAACGGTGCCCGCATCGGCCGCATCCGTACCTTCGTGAAGAAGGTCGAGGCCGCGCTCGCAGCGGGTGACAAGTCGGCGGCGACCACCGCGCTGGCGGCAGCGCAGCCAGAAATGGCGCGCGGCGTTGCCAAGGGTGTGATCCACCGCAACACGGCTTCGCGCAAGTTCTCGCGTCTGACCAAGCGGGTTGCCTCGCTGGCGTGA
- the mutM gene encoding bifunctional DNA-formamidopyrimidine glycosylase/DNA-(apurinic or apyrimidinic site) lyase: MPELPEVETTVRGLRPVLEGQVLTRVETRRDDLRRAFPPDLRQRLTGARATSLGRRAKYGLIETDRGDSLIFHLGMSGRWRVDPAELLPHDHLIIETGEGRRLALNDPRRFGSVDLVPTTTVADFAAFRMLGPEPLGPDFTPDRLRRVLAGRRFSIKLALLDQRIVAGLGNIYVCEALYDARIDPHTPAGALKAAALERLVPAVQLVLDAAIEAGGSSLRDYARPDGELGYFSKQFAVYGRAGEPCACGSMVERYAEGGRSTFWCPRCQRS; the protein is encoded by the coding sequence ATGCCGGAATTGCCAGAGGTCGAAACCACCGTGCGCGGTTTGCGGCCCGTGCTCGAGGGACAGGTGCTGACACGGGTCGAGACACGGCGCGACGATCTGCGCCGCGCGTTTCCCCCTGACCTGCGGCAGCGGCTGACGGGCGCGCGTGCAACGTCGCTCGGCCGGCGTGCGAAATACGGGCTGATCGAAACCGATCGCGGCGACTCGTTGATCTTCCATCTCGGCATGTCGGGGCGATGGCGTGTCGATCCCGCGGAGCTGCTGCCGCACGACCACCTGATCATCGAGACCGGCGAGGGACGACGGCTGGCGCTCAACGATCCGCGTCGTTTCGGGTCGGTGGACCTGGTCCCGACGACCACGGTCGCGGACTTCGCCGCCTTCCGAATGCTCGGCCCCGAGCCGCTCGGGCCCGACTTCACCCCCGATCGTCTCCGGCGCGTGCTGGCGGGGCGGCGCTTTTCGATCAAGCTGGCGCTGCTCGATCAGCGGATCGTCGCGGGGCTGGGCAACATCTATGTCTGCGAGGCGCTCTACGACGCACGGATCGACCCGCACACGCCCGCGGGCGCCCTCAAAGCGGCAGCGCTCGAGCGACTTGTCCCGGCGGTGCAGCTGGTGCTCGATGCCGCGATCGAGGCCGGAGGGTCGTCGTTGCGCGATTATGCGCGCCCCGATGGCGAGCTCGGCTATTTCTCCAAGCAATTCGCAGTCTACGGCCGCGCTGGCGAGCCCTGCGCGTGCGGTAGCATGGTGGAGCGTTATGCCGAAGGCGGGCGCTCGACCTTCTGGTGCCCGCGCTGCCAGCGGAGTTGA
- a CDS encoding class I SAM-dependent methyltransferase: MSETVSFGYEDVSPTEKTARVRSVFSNVASRYDLMNDAMSGGMHRLWKDRFVRRVKPRAGEQILDMAGGTGDIAFRLAESGASITVADINPEMLEVGIGRAQQRGIDGLVWTEANAETLTFPDRFFDAYTIAFGIRNVTDIPKALREAHRVLRRGGRFFCLEFSTNVWPGFAEVYDAYSHHMVPKLGQLLANDADSYRYLIESIRRFPDMPAFERMIGDAGFVQTKVEPIMGGLVAIHSGWKI, encoded by the coding sequence ATGAGCGAAACCGTCTCCTTCGGCTACGAAGATGTCAGCCCGACCGAAAAGACCGCGCGCGTACGCAGCGTCTTCTCGAACGTCGCCAGCCGCTACGACCTGATGAACGACGCCATGTCCGGAGGCATGCACCGGCTCTGGAAGGACCGCTTCGTGCGCCGCGTGAAGCCACGCGCCGGCGAGCAGATCCTCGACATGGCGGGTGGCACCGGCGACATCGCCTTCCGCCTTGCCGAAAGCGGCGCATCGATCACCGTCGCGGACATCAACCCGGAGATGCTGGAGGTCGGCATCGGTCGCGCGCAGCAGCGCGGGATCGACGGACTGGTCTGGACGGAGGCCAATGCCGAGACGCTGACCTTCCCCGACCGCTTCTTCGATGCCTACACGATCGCGTTCGGAATCAGGAACGTGACCGACATACCGAAGGCATTGCGCGAGGCGCATCGCGTGCTGCGGCGCGGCGGGCGGTTCTTCTGCCTCGAGTTCTCCACGAACGTCTGGCCGGGCTTTGCAGAAGTTTATGACGCCTATTCGCACCATATGGTCCCGAAGCTGGGTCAGTTGCTCGCCAACGACGCCGACAGCTATCGCTATCTGATCGAGTCGATCCGCCGCTTCCCGGACATGCCTGCGTTCGAGCGGATGATCGGCGACGCCGGGTTCGTGCAGACCAAGGTCGAGCCGATCATGGGCGGGCTGGTTGCGATCCACAGCGGCTGGAAGATTTGA